One Pectinophora gossypiella chromosome 9, ilPecGoss1.1, whole genome shotgun sequence genomic region harbors:
- the LOC126369879 gene encoding ATP-dependent (S)-NAD(P)H-hydrate dehydratase produces the protein MLSLLSRGLKIPNKIYFYSCVPKASKMDETFMFNYIKKCIPPLDGSSHKGQAGRIGVVGGSLEYTGAPYFAGISALKVGADLVHIFCTTPAATVIKSYSPELIVHPLLDISNAVSMISPWFDRLHCIVIGPGLGREPSTFQVVSELIKTIQEKKIPLVIDADGLFLITENPELIKDFSSPVILTPNKMEYERLCNKVNGQAGLRHLGSKVTILRKGPVDEVFSVDTKVEWKSNTGGSGRRCGGQGDLLSGSIATFLHWATAKTEKVESGSDKELLGASVSCYAASRLVRLCNEKAFKVKGRSMLANDMIDHIHDSFEELYGQ, from the exons atgtTATCATTATTGTCAAGAGGTctaaaaatacctaataaaatatatttttatagttgTGTACCAAAAGCAAGTAAGATGGATGAAACGTTTATgtttaattacataaaaaaatgcatCCCGCCTTTAGATGGATCCAGTCACAAGGGTCAAGCTGGAAGAATCGGAGTTGTTGGAGGTTCTTTGGAGTACACCGGGGCTCCTTACTTCGCCGGGATTAGTGCattaaaa GTTGGCGCTGATTTAGTTCACATATTTTGCACTACCCCTGCAGCTACAGTCATAAAATCATACAGTCCTGAATTAATAGTACATCCATTGCTTGACATTTCAAATGCAGTATCAATGATATCACCTTGGTTTGACAGGCTCCATTGCATTGTGATAGGCCCAGGATTAGGAAGAGAACCCAGTACTTTCCAAGTAGTCTCTGAACTGATTAAAAcaattcaagaaaaaaaaataccattagTTATAGATGCAGATGGTCTGTTCTTGATTACAGAAAACCCAGAATTAATTAAAGATTTCTCTTCTCCAGTCATACTTACACCAAACAAAATGGAATATGAAAGGCTTTGTAATAAAGTTAACGGACAAGCAGGGTTAAGGCATCTTGGGAGTAAAGTGACTATCCTGAGGAAAGGACCTGTAGATGAGGTGTTTAGTGTGGATACTAAGGTGGAATGGAAATCAAACACTGGTGGTTCAGGGAGGAGATGTGGTGGCCAAGGTGATTTGCTATCTGGATCTATTGCAACATTTCTACACTGGGCAACAGCTAAGACAGAGAAAGTAGAGAGTGGAAGTGATAAAGAATTGTTAGGAGCATCAGTTTCATGCTATGCAGCCTCCCGCTTAGTGAGGTTGTGTAATGAAAAAGCATTTAAAGTAAAAGGTCGCAGTATGCTGGCAAATGATATGATAGATCATATCCATGATTCTTTTGAAGAGCTTTATGGACAGTAA